A single window of Oreochromis aureus strain Israel breed Guangdong linkage group 5, ZZ_aureus, whole genome shotgun sequence DNA harbors:
- the LOC120440204 gene encoding heat shock protein beta-7-like — translation MEKSGSNFSEDSGSLNQHSTREHKFTDHLQPTGKVQITGDIFQFTLDVSEFSPEDVIITSSNNLIEVHAEKLGEDGTVTNTFSHQCKLPSDVDPISVSMSMASSGLLTVRAHRVC, via the exons ATGGAGAAAAGTGGGAGCAATTTCTCTGAGGATTCAGGATCCCTAAATCAGCACAGCACCAGAGAACACAAATTTACAG ATCATTTACAGCCTACGGGAAAGGTGCAGATCACTGGAGACATTTTTCAGTTCACTCTTGATGTGAGTGAATTTTCTCCAGAGGATGTCATCATTACATCCTCCAACAACCTAATAGAGGTGCATGCAGAGAAG CTGGGTGAAGATGGCACAGTCACAAATACTTTTTCCCACCAGTGCAAACTGCCATCTGATGTGGACCCCATATCTGTGAGCATGTCCATGGCGAGCAGTGGGCTCCTGACTGTCAGGGCTCACAGAGTGTGTTAG
- the cplane2 gene encoding ciliogenesis and planar polarity effector 2, translated as MATFPPPGSVVVADWHQYKDSKEYFSKILHKKRRRNFGLLESPVMPPHVAVDTVHYKIFISGKSGVGKTALAARLAGMNIPSMHHETTGIETTVVYWPVKLKESSRVLFFRFQLWDCGENALRRFDHLLPSCKEQVDAVLLLFSFTDRTSFDDLPNQLAKWSEPSVRRVVKMVVGTKFDLFMHCDVAERDIRDFQETWGIPVQRTGGEVTDGLGDVASLLNCLAENLWHQDCITAGSASHHSQQETVTLL; from the exons ATGGCAACGTTTCCTCCTCCAGGATCAGTCGTAGTCGCAGACTGGCATCAATATAAAGACAGTAAAGAGTATTTCAGCAAAATCCTCCACAAGAAGAGACGCAGGAACTTTG gcCTTTTGGAGTCTCCAGTGATGCCTCCACATGTAGCTGTGGACACAGTTCATTATAAGATCTTCATCTCTGGTAAGAGCGGAGTTGGGAAAACTGCTCTTGCTGCACGTCTTGCAGGCATGAATATTCCCAGCATGCACCATGAAACCACAG GCATTGAGACAACAGTGGTGTATTGGCCAGTGAAGCTAAAAGAAAGCAGCAGAGTGCTTTTCTTCCGTTTTCAGCTGTGGGACTGTGGAGAGAACGCCTTACGCAGATTTGACCATTTGCTTCCA TCCTGTAAGGAGCAAGTGGATGCGGTCCTCTTACTATTCTCCTTCACAGACAGGACATCATTCGATGATCTGCCAAATCAGCTCGCCAAATGGTCCGAGCCATCTGTCAGGCGTGTTGTGAAAATGGTGGTTGGCACCAA ATTCGACCTTTTCATGCACTGTGATGTGGCAGAGAGAGATATAAGGGACTTCCAGGAAACATGGGGTATCCCGGTGCAGCGTACAGGCGGGGAGGTCACAGACGGGCTGGGCGACGTAGCCTCACTCCTCAACTGCCTTGCAGAAAACCTATGGCATCAGGACTGCATTACAGCTGGCTCAGCCAGCCACCATTCTCAGCAGGAGACAGTGACTCTGCTTTAA
- the si:ch73-15b2.5 gene encoding rho guanine nucleotide exchange factor 19 isoform X2, with the protein MSQSPTTEGREMLCQGFSLESSRAEHTGGLDGGSGSLNKPENCREENAVGEELQSERFQSKYIHICPLYQDYCLQTMKDDLHRLKDGLLSELITPKYLQSLQTPMTRAESPQRSTRHATPRSQPIRVTPFTLWQDLDEVKASGLLSSLTAREIRLQETMFELIGSEASYLRSLGVAVNHFYKSQELKQTLSQTEHHILFSKIQHVMVASEKFLTDLESRLGENVLISQVGDVVLQHCKHFQNLYVPYVTNMMYQEALINEKQQHNRIFLYTLKKLESDPVCQRKTLKSFLVLPFQRITRIKLLLESILKLTEPDSDSVSNLKKAIDAIHEIVTECDKGVRKMKQIEELVCLEMLLDFGKVKSVPLVTSKRFLVHHGALKQLNKESTYNLRMSFVGVYLHLFNDLLIVSMKKDERFKVKDHAQFPEHVSVQPVKAEVLGLPSYSFLLHLSKTQTGHPTAMIIATDTRSEKEAWMKALSSRH; encoded by the exons AGAAGAGAATGCGGTTGGGGAGGAATTGCAGAGTGAACGATTCCAGTCAAAGTACATTCATATTT GCCCACTGTATCAGGATTACTGTCTGCAGACAATGAAAGATGATCTACACAGACTCAAAGACGGTTTGTTGTCTGAACTGATAACTCCCAAGTATCTGCAAAGCCTGCAGACACCGATGACTCGTGCTGAAAGCCCTCAGCGAAGCACTCGTCATGCAACTCCTCGATCTCAGCCTATTAGGGTGACTCCATTTACACTCTGGCAAGACCTGGATGAGGTGAAGGCATCTGGTCTACTCAGCAGCTTGACAGCCAGAGAGATTCGCCTTCAAGAG ACCATGTTCGAGCTCATCGGCTCAGAAGCATCTTACCTAAGGAGCCTCGGCGTGGCCGTAAATCACTTTTATAAGTCACAGGAACTGAAGCAGACTCTGTCTCAAACAGAACATCACATTTTGTTTTCCAAAATTCAACACGTGATGGTGGCCAGTGAAAA GTTTCTTACGGATTTGGAAAGCCGACTGGGAGAGAATGTGTTGATCTCTCAAGTTGGCGACGTCGTCCTCCAGCACTGCAAACATTTCCAGAATCTCTATGTGCCGTATGTGACGAATATGATGTACCAAGAGGCCCTTATCAACGAAAAGCA GCAGCACAACAGAATTTTTCTGTATACCCTGAAGAAACTCGAGAGTGACCCAGTGTGTCAAAGGAAGACCCTCAAGTCCTTCCTTGTCCTTCCCTTCCAGAGAATTACTCGCATTAAGCTTCTGCTGGAG agcATCCTGAAACTGACTGAGCCAGACTCTGACTCGGTTTCAAACCTCAAAAAAGCGATAGACGCTATTCATGAG ATAGTGACAGAGTGTGACAAGGGGGTCCGAAAAATGAAACAGATTGAGGAGCTGGTCTGCCTCGAAATGCTGCTGGATTTTGGAAAAGTTAAG TCAGTTCCTCTGGTCACAAGCAAGCGTTTCCTGGTGCACCACGGAGCCCTGAAACAGCTGAACAAGGAGAGCACTTATAACTTAAGAATGTCATTCGTCGGCGTCTACCTCCACCTCTTCAATGACCTTTTGATCGTCTCtatgaaaaa AGATGAGCGCTTTAAAGTGAAGGATCATGCTCAATTCCCAGAACACGTGAGCGTTCAGCCTGTGAAGGCTGaagtcctgggtctgccctcaTACTCCTTCCTGCTACATCTCTCTAAAACTCAAACAGGACATCCAACTGCAATGATAATTGCTACAGACACAAG GTCGGAGAAAGAAGCATGGATGAAGGCGCTGTCATCGAGACACTGA
- the si:ch73-15b2.5 gene encoding rho guanine nucleotide exchange factor 19 isoform X1: MSQSPTTEGREMLCQGFSLESSRAEHTGGLDGGSGSLNKPENCSFPSDISPALRLVALRRTWDLKNNHFAAPKLKIFLPPGLQEDNSNSSAQCDPDKSKGGEENAVGEELQSERFQSKYIHICPLYQDYCLQTMKDDLHRLKDGLLSELITPKYLQSLQTPMTRAESPQRSTRHATPRSQPIRVTPFTLWQDLDEVKASGLLSSLTAREIRLQETMFELIGSEASYLRSLGVAVNHFYKSQELKQTLSQTEHHILFSKIQHVMVASEKFLTDLESRLGENVLISQVGDVVLQHCKHFQNLYVPYVTNMMYQEALINEKQQHNRIFLYTLKKLESDPVCQRKTLKSFLVLPFQRITRIKLLLESILKLTEPDSDSVSNLKKAIDAIHEIVTECDKGVRKMKQIEELVCLEMLLDFGKVKSVPLVTSKRFLVHHGALKQLNKESTYNLRMSFVGVYLHLFNDLLIVSMKKDERFKVKDHAQFPEHVSVQPVKAEVLGLPSYSFLLHLSKTQTGHPTAMIIATDTRSEKEAWMKALSSRH; encoded by the exons TTTTCCCTCAGACATATCTCCAGCTCTCAGATTGGTGGCTTTAAGGCGCACATGGGATTTGAAAAACAATCACTTCGCAGCGCCCAAATTGAAAATCTTCTTGCCACCTGGACTTCAGGAAGATAACTCAAACTCGTCTGCACAATGTGATCCAGATAAAAGCAAAGGAGG AGAAGAGAATGCGGTTGGGGAGGAATTGCAGAGTGAACGATTCCAGTCAAAGTACATTCATATTT GCCCACTGTATCAGGATTACTGTCTGCAGACAATGAAAGATGATCTACACAGACTCAAAGACGGTTTGTTGTCTGAACTGATAACTCCCAAGTATCTGCAAAGCCTGCAGACACCGATGACTCGTGCTGAAAGCCCTCAGCGAAGCACTCGTCATGCAACTCCTCGATCTCAGCCTATTAGGGTGACTCCATTTACACTCTGGCAAGACCTGGATGAGGTGAAGGCATCTGGTCTACTCAGCAGCTTGACAGCCAGAGAGATTCGCCTTCAAGAG ACCATGTTCGAGCTCATCGGCTCAGAAGCATCTTACCTAAGGAGCCTCGGCGTGGCCGTAAATCACTTTTATAAGTCACAGGAACTGAAGCAGACTCTGTCTCAAACAGAACATCACATTTTGTTTTCCAAAATTCAACACGTGATGGTGGCCAGTGAAAA GTTTCTTACGGATTTGGAAAGCCGACTGGGAGAGAATGTGTTGATCTCTCAAGTTGGCGACGTCGTCCTCCAGCACTGCAAACATTTCCAGAATCTCTATGTGCCGTATGTGACGAATATGATGTACCAAGAGGCCCTTATCAACGAAAAGCA GCAGCACAACAGAATTTTTCTGTATACCCTGAAGAAACTCGAGAGTGACCCAGTGTGTCAAAGGAAGACCCTCAAGTCCTTCCTTGTCCTTCCCTTCCAGAGAATTACTCGCATTAAGCTTCTGCTGGAG agcATCCTGAAACTGACTGAGCCAGACTCTGACTCGGTTTCAAACCTCAAAAAAGCGATAGACGCTATTCATGAG ATAGTGACAGAGTGTGACAAGGGGGTCCGAAAAATGAAACAGATTGAGGAGCTGGTCTGCCTCGAAATGCTGCTGGATTTTGGAAAAGTTAAG TCAGTTCCTCTGGTCACAAGCAAGCGTTTCCTGGTGCACCACGGAGCCCTGAAACAGCTGAACAAGGAGAGCACTTATAACTTAAGAATGTCATTCGTCGGCGTCTACCTCCACCTCTTCAATGACCTTTTGATCGTCTCtatgaaaaa AGATGAGCGCTTTAAAGTGAAGGATCATGCTCAATTCCCAGAACACGTGAGCGTTCAGCCTGTGAAGGCTGaagtcctgggtctgccctcaTACTCCTTCCTGCTACATCTCTCTAAAACTCAAACAGGACATCCAACTGCAATGATAATTGCTACAGACACAAG GTCGGAGAAAGAAGCATGGATGAAGGCGCTGTCATCGAGACACTGA